The Moorella glycerini genomic interval ACCCCAGGCCTGGACCAGGAAGAAGAGGGCCACCAGGGTGGAAAAATGAACCTGGGGACGGGCAAAGCGACCCTTTCGTAAGCCCAGGAGTTCTCCCGGGTTAAAAAGCAGGTAGAAAAAGCCGGTAACCAGGGCGGCCCCTACCAGGGCCGTAACTAACAGGCCATAGAGAAAATGATAAAAAGGCAATTTAAAGACGTAAAAGCCAATATCTCTGGCAAATAAGGGATCAGTAAACCCAAAGTTAGTTGCCTGCAGGTATTGCTGGACAACCAGCCATTTACCGGCTGCCAGGGGACTGAAGAGCAAGGCACCAATCAGGCTCACCAGGAGGTAAAGGATGGTTAACCGCTGCCGGGTAACAAAACGGTCAACCAGGTACTCTTTTAAGGTCCAGCTTTCCCGGGTGGAGGAAGGAGTTAAATTTAGACCCCGGTAAGTAAAAAGCAGGTTGAGGTAAAAGAAAAGGAAGAAAAAGGATAGGACTGCCAGCCGCAGGCCCCAGTCGGATAAAAGCCTGGTAATGAGGACCTGGCGGTAGCCGGCTTCGCCAAACCAGTACCAGTCAGCCAGGAAATGGGAACCCAGGAAGGTAATACCCAGCCCGGCCAAGATGATGATTAACAGGATTATCCGTATGCGGTTCAGGATGCTCATATTAAAAACCTCCTGCAGGGGGTTACAAGTAATACTTCGCCACCGGGGTGGCCTTTCCTCCTGGTTAAAAGAAAAAGCCCCGTGCTACCGGGGCTGCTCCATGACACTTTTCAGGCTTCCAGGGCCAGGTCGACTATTTTTTGCACCAGGGCCGGGAAATCTAACCCGGCAGCCCGGGCAGCGTCGGGGACCAGGCTGGTGGCTGTCATGCCGGGAACACTGTTGACTTCAATAACCTGGGGAACCTGGCCCCGGGCCACAATCATATCCACCCGGGCAAAGCCACGGCAGCCCAGGAGGGTATAAGCCTGGCGGGCCAGGGAGGTGGCTGCGGCCAGGACGGCCTCCGGCAGCCGGGGTGGGATAATATGATCACTTAAACCGGGGGTATATTTAGCCGTATAATCATAAAACCCGGTATGGGAAACAATTTCAATTAGAGGTAAGACCCGGGGATCACTGTTGCCCAGGATGGCGGCCGTTATTTCCGGCCCGGGAAGAAAAGCCTCGGCCATAAAGCAGGGGTCATACTTTAAGGCGCCTTCAATGGCGGGAGTCAACTCTCCTTCCTCCCTGACGATGAAGGTGCCGATGGTGGAACCCTGGGTCGGGGCTTTTATGACCACCGGTAAACCCAGGTCCTTTAAAATGCGTTTCTTTACCTCTTCCCTGCCGGCAGCATACTGGCCGGCAGTCCAGCTCAAAAAATCAGGGGTGGGCAGGCCGGCCTGGCGTAAGATGCGCTTGGTCATGATTTTATCCATGGTAATGGCGCTGGCCAGGACGCGGCTGCCGGTATAGGGGATGCCCAGAATCTCCAGCAAGCCCTGGACCGAACCGTCTTCTCCCGGCCTGCCGTGCAGGGCGTTGAACACAACGTCAGGAGCAAAGGCCTTTAGTTTAGCAACAACTTCCTCATCCAGGTCAATCTTCATTACCTCGTGCCCCAGGCCTGCCAGGGCGGCAGCAACAGCGGCCCCGCTCTTTAAGGAAATTTCCCTTTCAGAAGAAGGGCCACCCATTAAGACGGCTATTTTCATATTTATACAGGTACCTCCTTATAATCCTTTAGCCTGGCAACCATCCTGGCGGAAATGCCCATAGCCCCCATTTCCACCGGCGCGTAAATACCGTGAAAATCGGTGCCTCCGGTAATGAGGAACCCTCGATCCAGGGCCAGCCGGTAGAAATAACGGATAGCGTCTCTCCCTTTATCCCCTAGATAATAATAAAATACCTCCAGGCCGTCAATGCCCTCTTCCAGGATGAGCTTTAATAGCCCTTCATCCCTGATCAGGCCGGGATGGGCCAGGATGGCGATACCTTTAGCGGCGTGAATCAAGGATACCGCCCGGGGCAAGGGGTTACCATCATAAGGGATGTAGGCCAGGCCGCCGGGGGCTAAATAATATCGTAAAAATTCAATTGTCTGGGCCGGTTCTTGCACATAACCGTTCTGCCGTAAAAGCTGCAGGATGTGGTTTTTACCCAGGACACCTCCGGGAGGGATAAGCTTTAAAGCCTGCTCCCAGCTAAGATTAAAACCCAGGGCCTGCAGGCGCCGGATGACCTGCCGGGCAAGGAAATTTCGTTCCCGGCAGATGGTTTGTAAAGCGGAGATTAATCCAGGAGAATAGGGATCAAAATTATAGCCCAGGAGATGGATTTCCTGGCCTTTAAAACTTGTAACCATTTCAATTCCAGGCAGGAGATCCAGGTCGAATTCCCGGGCATACTTGTAAGCCTGGTAATAACCTGCTAGGCTTTCATGATCGGTAAAGCTAAGGGCCTTGAGGCCGATTTTTTTCGCCTGTTCCAGGGCTGCTGCCGGCGCCAGGCTGCCGTCCGAGGCCAGGGTGTGAATGTGGAGGTCGGCATATACCAAGGGCAACACCTCGAAAAGCTGACATTATATCTATATTCGGCTTTGAGAAAAAGAAACCTGCCGGGCGTTAAAAAAACGGCATCTTGACTGGCGGGCGGGAAGGGGGTATAATAAGGTTGCTGTAGGGGTGTAGCTCAACTGGTAGAGT includes:
- a CDS encoding D-alanine--D-alanine ligase, encoding MKIAVLMGGPSSEREISLKSGAAVAAALAGLGHEVMKIDLDEEVVAKLKAFAPDVVFNALHGRPGEDGSVQGLLEILGIPYTGSRVLASAITMDKIMTKRILRQAGLPTPDFLSWTAGQYAAGREEVKKRILKDLGLPVVIKAPTQGSTIGTFIVREEGELTPAIEGALKYDPCFMAEAFLPGPEITAAILGNSDPRVLPLIEIVSHTGFYDYTAKYTPGLSDHIIPPRLPEAVLAAATSLARQAYTLLGCRGFARVDMIVARGQVPQVIEVNSVPGMTATSLVPDAARAAGLDFPALVQKIVDLALEA
- a CDS encoding PHP domain-containing protein codes for the protein MLPLVYADLHIHTLASDGSLAPAAALEQAKKIGLKALSFTDHESLAGYYQAYKYAREFDLDLLPGIEMVTSFKGQEIHLLGYNFDPYSPGLISALQTICRERNFLARQVIRRLQALGFNLSWEQALKLIPPGGVLGKNHILQLLRQNGYVQEPAQTIEFLRYYLAPGGLAYIPYDGNPLPRAVSLIHAAKGIAILAHPGLIRDEGLLKLILEEGIDGLEVFYYYLGDKGRDAIRYFYRLALDRGFLITGGTDFHGIYAPVEMGAMGISARMVARLKDYKEVPV